The Equus asinus isolate D_3611 breed Donkey chromosome 4, EquAss-T2T_v2, whole genome shotgun sequence genome has a segment encoding these proteins:
- the SEPTIN3 gene encoding neuronal-specific septin-3 isoform X9, whose amino-acid sequence MSKGLPETRTDAAMSELVPEPRPKPAVPMKPVSINSNLLGYIGIDTIIEQMRKKTMKTGFDFNIMVVGQSGLGKSTLVNTLFKSQVSRKASSWNREEKIPKTVEIKAIGHVIEEGGVKMKLTVIDTPGFGDQINNENCWEPIEKYINEQYEKFLKEEVNIARKKRIPDTRVHCCLYFISPTGHSLRPLDLEFMKHLSKVVNIIPVIAKADTMTLEEKSEFKQRVRKELEVNGIEFYPQKEFDEDLEDKTENDKIRQESMPFAVVGSDKEYQVNGKRVLGRKTPWGIIEVENLNHCEFALLRDFVIRTHLQDLKEVTHNIHYETYRAKRLNDNGGLPPVLGKH is encoded by the exons GGCTCCCAGAGACCAGGACGGACGCAGCCATGTCAGAGCTGGTGCCTGAGCCCAGGCCTAAGCCAGCAGTGCCCATGAAGCCCGTAAGCATCAACTCCAACCTGCTGGGCTACATCGGCATCGACACCATCATTGAGCAGATGCGCAAGAAGACCATGAAGACTGGTTTCGACTTCAACATCATGGTCGTCG GCCAGAGTGGGCTGGGCAAGTCAACACTGGTCAACACGCTCTTTAAATCCCAAGTGAGCCGCAAGGCCTCCAGCTGGAACCGGGAGGAGAAGATTCCCAAGACAGTGGAGATCAAAGCTATCGGGCACG TGATAGAGGAAGGCGGTGTCAAAATGAAGCTGACCGTCATCGACACTCCGGGCTTTGGAGACCAGATCAACAATGAAAACTG CTGGGAACCCATTGAGAAGTACATCAATGAACAGTATGAGAAGTTCCTGAAGGAGGAGGTGAACATTGCGAGGAAGAAACGCATTCCTGACACTCGTGTCCACTGCTGCCTCTACTTCATCTCCCCCACAGGACACTC CTTGCGACCTCTCGATCTGGAGTTCATGAAACACCTCAGCAAAGTTGTGAACATCATCCCTGTCATTGCTAAGGCTGACACCATGACCCTGGAGGAGAAGTCTGAATTCaagcaaagg GTCCGCAAGGAGCTTGAAGTAAATGGCATTGAATTCTACCCCCAGAAGGAATTTGATGAGGATTTGGAGGACAAAACAGAGAATGACAAAATCCGG CAGGAGAGCATGCCTTTCGCTGTGGTGGGAAGTGACAAGGAGTACCAAGTGAATGGCAAACGAGTCCTTGGCAGAAAAACTCCCTGGGGGATCATTGAAG tGGAAAACCTCAACCACTGTGAGTTTGCCCTGCTTCGAGACTTTGTCATCAG GACCCACCTCCAGGACCTCAAGGAAGTGACACATAACATCCACTATGAGACGTACAGGGCCAAGCGGCTCAATGACAACGGAGGCCTCCCTCCG GTGCTAGGAAAACACTAG
- the SEPTIN3 gene encoding neuronal-specific septin-3 isoform X7: MSKGLPETRTDAAMSELVPEPRPKPAVPMKPVSINSNLLGYIGIDTIIEQMRKKTMKTGFDFNIMVVGQSGLGKSTLVNTLFKSQVSRKASSWNREEKIPKTVEIKAIGHVIEEGGVKMKLTVIDTPGFGDQINNENCWEPIEKYINEQYEKFLKEEVNIARKKRIPDTRVHCCLYFISPTGHSLRPLDLEFMKHLSKVVNIIPVIAKADTMTLEEKSEFKQRVRKELEVNGIEFYPQKEFDEDLEDKTENDKIRESMPFAVVGSDKEYQVNGKRVLGRKTPWGIIEVENLNHCEFALLRDFVIRTHLQDLKEVTHNIHYETYRAKRLNDNGGLPPGEGLLGTVLPPVPATPCPTAE, encoded by the exons GGCTCCCAGAGACCAGGACGGACGCAGCCATGTCAGAGCTGGTGCCTGAGCCCAGGCCTAAGCCAGCAGTGCCCATGAAGCCCGTAAGCATCAACTCCAACCTGCTGGGCTACATCGGCATCGACACCATCATTGAGCAGATGCGCAAGAAGACCATGAAGACTGGTTTCGACTTCAACATCATGGTCGTCG GCCAGAGTGGGCTGGGCAAGTCAACACTGGTCAACACGCTCTTTAAATCCCAAGTGAGCCGCAAGGCCTCCAGCTGGAACCGGGAGGAGAAGATTCCCAAGACAGTGGAGATCAAAGCTATCGGGCACG TGATAGAGGAAGGCGGTGTCAAAATGAAGCTGACCGTCATCGACACTCCGGGCTTTGGAGACCAGATCAACAATGAAAACTG CTGGGAACCCATTGAGAAGTACATCAATGAACAGTATGAGAAGTTCCTGAAGGAGGAGGTGAACATTGCGAGGAAGAAACGCATTCCTGACACTCGTGTCCACTGCTGCCTCTACTTCATCTCCCCCACAGGACACTC CTTGCGACCTCTCGATCTGGAGTTCATGAAACACCTCAGCAAAGTTGTGAACATCATCCCTGTCATTGCTAAGGCTGACACCATGACCCTGGAGGAGAAGTCTGAATTCaagcaaagg GTCCGCAAGGAGCTTGAAGTAAATGGCATTGAATTCTACCCCCAGAAGGAATTTGATGAGGATTTGGAGGACAAAACAGAGAATGACAAAATCCGG GAGAGCATGCCTTTCGCTGTGGTGGGAAGTGACAAGGAGTACCAAGTGAATGGCAAACGAGTCCTTGGCAGAAAAACTCCCTGGGGGATCATTGAAG tGGAAAACCTCAACCACTGTGAGTTTGCCCTGCTTCGAGACTTTGTCATCAG GACCCACCTCCAGGACCTCAAGGAAGTGACACATAACATCCACTATGAGACGTACAGGGCCAAGCGGCTCAATGACAACGGAGGCCTCCCTCCG GGAGAAGGCCTCCTGGGCACTGTCCTTCCACCTGTGCCAGCCACCCCCTGCCCCACTGCTGAATGA
- the SEPTIN3 gene encoding neuronal-specific septin-3 isoform X8 has product MSELVPEPRPKPAVPMKPVSINSNLLGYIGIDTIIEQMRKKTMKTGFDFNIMVVGQSGLGKSTLVNTLFKSQVSRKASSWNREEKIPKTVEIKAIGHVIEEGGVKMKLTVIDTPGFGDQINNENCWEPIEKYINEQYEKFLKEEVNIARKKRIPDTRVHCCLYFISPTGHSLRPLDLEFMKHLSKVVNIIPVIAKADTMTLEEKSEFKQRVRKELEVNGIEFYPQKEFDEDLEDKTENDKIRQESMPFAVVGSDKEYQVNGKRVLGRKTPWGIIEVENLNHCEFALLRDFVIRTHLQDLKEVTHNIHYETYRAKRLNDNGGLPPGEGLLGTVLPPVPATPCPTAE; this is encoded by the exons ATGTCAGAGCTGGTGCCTGAGCCCAGGCCTAAGCCAGCAGTGCCCATGAAGCCCGTAAGCATCAACTCCAACCTGCTGGGCTACATCGGCATCGACACCATCATTGAGCAGATGCGCAAGAAGACCATGAAGACTGGTTTCGACTTCAACATCATGGTCGTCG GCCAGAGTGGGCTGGGCAAGTCAACACTGGTCAACACGCTCTTTAAATCCCAAGTGAGCCGCAAGGCCTCCAGCTGGAACCGGGAGGAGAAGATTCCCAAGACAGTGGAGATCAAAGCTATCGGGCACG TGATAGAGGAAGGCGGTGTCAAAATGAAGCTGACCGTCATCGACACTCCGGGCTTTGGAGACCAGATCAACAATGAAAACTG CTGGGAACCCATTGAGAAGTACATCAATGAACAGTATGAGAAGTTCCTGAAGGAGGAGGTGAACATTGCGAGGAAGAAACGCATTCCTGACACTCGTGTCCACTGCTGCCTCTACTTCATCTCCCCCACAGGACACTC CTTGCGACCTCTCGATCTGGAGTTCATGAAACACCTCAGCAAAGTTGTGAACATCATCCCTGTCATTGCTAAGGCTGACACCATGACCCTGGAGGAGAAGTCTGAATTCaagcaaagg GTCCGCAAGGAGCTTGAAGTAAATGGCATTGAATTCTACCCCCAGAAGGAATTTGATGAGGATTTGGAGGACAAAACAGAGAATGACAAAATCCGG CAGGAGAGCATGCCTTTCGCTGTGGTGGGAAGTGACAAGGAGTACCAAGTGAATGGCAAACGAGTCCTTGGCAGAAAAACTCCCTGGGGGATCATTGAAG tGGAAAACCTCAACCACTGTGAGTTTGCCCTGCTTCGAGACTTTGTCATCAG GACCCACCTCCAGGACCTCAAGGAAGTGACACATAACATCCACTATGAGACGTACAGGGCCAAGCGGCTCAATGACAACGGAGGCCTCCCTCCG GGAGAAGGCCTCCTGGGCACTGTCCTTCCACCTGTGCCAGCCACCCCCTGCCCCACTGCTGAATGA
- the SEPTIN3 gene encoding neuronal-specific septin-3 isoform X6, producing the protein MSKGLPETRTDAAMSELVPEPRPKPAVPMKPVSINSNLLGYIGIDTIIEQMRKKTMKTGFDFNIMVVGQSGLGKSTLVNTLFKSQVSRKASSWNREEKIPKTVEIKAIGHVIEEGGVKMKLTVIDTPGFGDQINNENCWEPIEKYINEQYEKFLKEEVNIARKKRIPDTRVHCCLYFISPTGHSLRPLDLEFMKHLSKVVNIIPVIAKADTMTLEEKSEFKQRVRKELEVNGIEFYPQKEFDEDLEDKTENDKIRQESMPFAVVGSDKEYQVNGKRVLGRKTPWGIIEVENLNHCEFALLRDFVIRTHLQDLKEVTHNIHYETYRAKRLNDNGGLPPGEGLLGTVLPPVPATPCPTAE; encoded by the exons GGCTCCCAGAGACCAGGACGGACGCAGCCATGTCAGAGCTGGTGCCTGAGCCCAGGCCTAAGCCAGCAGTGCCCATGAAGCCCGTAAGCATCAACTCCAACCTGCTGGGCTACATCGGCATCGACACCATCATTGAGCAGATGCGCAAGAAGACCATGAAGACTGGTTTCGACTTCAACATCATGGTCGTCG GCCAGAGTGGGCTGGGCAAGTCAACACTGGTCAACACGCTCTTTAAATCCCAAGTGAGCCGCAAGGCCTCCAGCTGGAACCGGGAGGAGAAGATTCCCAAGACAGTGGAGATCAAAGCTATCGGGCACG TGATAGAGGAAGGCGGTGTCAAAATGAAGCTGACCGTCATCGACACTCCGGGCTTTGGAGACCAGATCAACAATGAAAACTG CTGGGAACCCATTGAGAAGTACATCAATGAACAGTATGAGAAGTTCCTGAAGGAGGAGGTGAACATTGCGAGGAAGAAACGCATTCCTGACACTCGTGTCCACTGCTGCCTCTACTTCATCTCCCCCACAGGACACTC CTTGCGACCTCTCGATCTGGAGTTCATGAAACACCTCAGCAAAGTTGTGAACATCATCCCTGTCATTGCTAAGGCTGACACCATGACCCTGGAGGAGAAGTCTGAATTCaagcaaagg GTCCGCAAGGAGCTTGAAGTAAATGGCATTGAATTCTACCCCCAGAAGGAATTTGATGAGGATTTGGAGGACAAAACAGAGAATGACAAAATCCGG CAGGAGAGCATGCCTTTCGCTGTGGTGGGAAGTGACAAGGAGTACCAAGTGAATGGCAAACGAGTCCTTGGCAGAAAAACTCCCTGGGGGATCATTGAAG tGGAAAACCTCAACCACTGTGAGTTTGCCCTGCTTCGAGACTTTGTCATCAG GACCCACCTCCAGGACCTCAAGGAAGTGACACATAACATCCACTATGAGACGTACAGGGCCAAGCGGCTCAATGACAACGGAGGCCTCCCTCCG GGAGAAGGCCTCCTGGGCACTGTCCTTCCACCTGTGCCAGCCACCCCCTGCCCCACTGCTGAATGA
- the SEPTIN3 gene encoding neuronal-specific septin-3 isoform X5: MSKAHSSHLGFSGLPETRTDAAMSELVPEPRPKPAVPMKPVSINSNLLGYIGIDTIIEQMRKKTMKTGFDFNIMVVGQSGLGKSTLVNTLFKSQVSRKASSWNREEKIPKTVEIKAIGHVIEEGGVKMKLTVIDTPGFGDQINNENCWEPIEKYINEQYEKFLKEEVNIARKKRIPDTRVHCCLYFISPTGHSLRPLDLEFMKHLSKVVNIIPVIAKADTMTLEEKSEFKQRVRKELEVNGIEFYPQKEFDEDLEDKTENDKIRQESMPFAVVGSDKEYQVNGKRVLGRKTPWGIIEVENLNHCEFALLRDFVIRTHLQDLKEVTHNIHYETYRAKRLNDNGGLPPGEGLLGTVLPPVPATPCPTAE; the protein is encoded by the exons CCCACTCCTCCCATCTTGGCTTTTCAGGGCTCCCAGAGACCAGGACGGACGCAGCCATGTCAGAGCTGGTGCCTGAGCCCAGGCCTAAGCCAGCAGTGCCCATGAAGCCCGTAAGCATCAACTCCAACCTGCTGGGCTACATCGGCATCGACACCATCATTGAGCAGATGCGCAAGAAGACCATGAAGACTGGTTTCGACTTCAACATCATGGTCGTCG GCCAGAGTGGGCTGGGCAAGTCAACACTGGTCAACACGCTCTTTAAATCCCAAGTGAGCCGCAAGGCCTCCAGCTGGAACCGGGAGGAGAAGATTCCCAAGACAGTGGAGATCAAAGCTATCGGGCACG TGATAGAGGAAGGCGGTGTCAAAATGAAGCTGACCGTCATCGACACTCCGGGCTTTGGAGACCAGATCAACAATGAAAACTG CTGGGAACCCATTGAGAAGTACATCAATGAACAGTATGAGAAGTTCCTGAAGGAGGAGGTGAACATTGCGAGGAAGAAACGCATTCCTGACACTCGTGTCCACTGCTGCCTCTACTTCATCTCCCCCACAGGACACTC CTTGCGACCTCTCGATCTGGAGTTCATGAAACACCTCAGCAAAGTTGTGAACATCATCCCTGTCATTGCTAAGGCTGACACCATGACCCTGGAGGAGAAGTCTGAATTCaagcaaagg GTCCGCAAGGAGCTTGAAGTAAATGGCATTGAATTCTACCCCCAGAAGGAATTTGATGAGGATTTGGAGGACAAAACAGAGAATGACAAAATCCGG CAGGAGAGCATGCCTTTCGCTGTGGTGGGAAGTGACAAGGAGTACCAAGTGAATGGCAAACGAGTCCTTGGCAGAAAAACTCCCTGGGGGATCATTGAAG tGGAAAACCTCAACCACTGTGAGTTTGCCCTGCTTCGAGACTTTGTCATCAG GACCCACCTCCAGGACCTCAAGGAAGTGACACATAACATCCACTATGAGACGTACAGGGCCAAGCGGCTCAATGACAACGGAGGCCTCCCTCCG GGAGAAGGCCTCCTGGGCACTGTCCTTCCACCTGTGCCAGCCACCCCCTGCCCCACTGCTGAATGA
- the SEPTIN3 gene encoding neuronal-specific septin-3 isoform X4 — protein sequence MDPDAHRKPHAGGHQEAHTCTPRTGLPETRTDAAMSELVPEPRPKPAVPMKPVSINSNLLGYIGIDTIIEQMRKKTMKTGFDFNIMVVGQSGLGKSTLVNTLFKSQVSRKASSWNREEKIPKTVEIKAIGHVIEEGGVKMKLTVIDTPGFGDQINNENCWEPIEKYINEQYEKFLKEEVNIARKKRIPDTRVHCCLYFISPTGHSLRPLDLEFMKHLSKVVNIIPVIAKADTMTLEEKSEFKQRVRKELEVNGIEFYPQKEFDEDLEDKTENDKIRQESMPFAVVGSDKEYQVNGKRVLGRKTPWGIIEVENLNHCEFALLRDFVIRTHLQDLKEVTHNIHYETYRAKRLNDNGGLPPGEGLLGTVLPPVPATPCPTAE from the exons GGCTCCCAGAGACCAGGACGGACGCAGCCATGTCAGAGCTGGTGCCTGAGCCCAGGCCTAAGCCAGCAGTGCCCATGAAGCCCGTAAGCATCAACTCCAACCTGCTGGGCTACATCGGCATCGACACCATCATTGAGCAGATGCGCAAGAAGACCATGAAGACTGGTTTCGACTTCAACATCATGGTCGTCG GCCAGAGTGGGCTGGGCAAGTCAACACTGGTCAACACGCTCTTTAAATCCCAAGTGAGCCGCAAGGCCTCCAGCTGGAACCGGGAGGAGAAGATTCCCAAGACAGTGGAGATCAAAGCTATCGGGCACG TGATAGAGGAAGGCGGTGTCAAAATGAAGCTGACCGTCATCGACACTCCGGGCTTTGGAGACCAGATCAACAATGAAAACTG CTGGGAACCCATTGAGAAGTACATCAATGAACAGTATGAGAAGTTCCTGAAGGAGGAGGTGAACATTGCGAGGAAGAAACGCATTCCTGACACTCGTGTCCACTGCTGCCTCTACTTCATCTCCCCCACAGGACACTC CTTGCGACCTCTCGATCTGGAGTTCATGAAACACCTCAGCAAAGTTGTGAACATCATCCCTGTCATTGCTAAGGCTGACACCATGACCCTGGAGGAGAAGTCTGAATTCaagcaaagg GTCCGCAAGGAGCTTGAAGTAAATGGCATTGAATTCTACCCCCAGAAGGAATTTGATGAGGATTTGGAGGACAAAACAGAGAATGACAAAATCCGG CAGGAGAGCATGCCTTTCGCTGTGGTGGGAAGTGACAAGGAGTACCAAGTGAATGGCAAACGAGTCCTTGGCAGAAAAACTCCCTGGGGGATCATTGAAG tGGAAAACCTCAACCACTGTGAGTTTGCCCTGCTTCGAGACTTTGTCATCAG GACCCACCTCCAGGACCTCAAGGAAGTGACACATAACATCCACTATGAGACGTACAGGGCCAAGCGGCTCAATGACAACGGAGGCCTCCCTCCG GGAGAAGGCCTCCTGGGCACTGTCCTTCCACCTGTGCCAGCCACCCCCTGCCCCACTGCTGAATGA